Proteins encoded together in one Camelina sativa cultivar DH55 chromosome 9, Cs, whole genome shotgun sequence window:
- the LOC104713332 gene encoding calcium-binding protein CML38-like, whose translation MKNNNNTPRQSSFKKFCRKLSPERKDSSREIQQHSSSNVDDKNRDLEAVFAYLDANRDGRISAEELQKSFTTLGEQLSDEEAEAAVKLSDTDGDGMLDFEEFAQLIKRDDDVFTEEEKKMELKEAFRLYISEGEECITPRSLKLMLKKLGESRTTDDCKVMISAFDLNADGVLSFDEFALMMR comes from the coding sequence atgaagaataataataatactccaCGTCAATCATCTTTCAAGAAGTTCTGCCGGAAACTGTCACCGGAGAGGAAAGATTCATCCAGAGAGATACAGCAACATAGCAGTAGCAATGTTGACGACAAGAACAGAGACTTAGAGGCTGTTTTTGCTTACTTGGATGCAAATAGAGACGGTAGAATCTCTGCGGAAGAGCTTCAAAAGAGTTTCACGACACTAGGAGAGCAACTGTCCGACGAAGAAGCCGAAGCTGCGGTCAAACTGTCTGATACAGACGGAGATGGGATGTTGGATTTCGAGGAGTTTGCTCAGCTTATcaaaagagatgatgatgtgtttacagaggaagagaagaagatggagctCAAGGAAGCGTTTAGATTGTATATATCAGAAGGTGAAGAGTGTATTACACCAAGAAGCTTGAAGCTGATGCTAAAGAAGCTGGGAGAGTCAAGAACAACTGATGATTGCAAAGTTATGATTAGTGCTTTT